From one Buchnera aphidicola (Cinara pseudotaxifoliae) genomic stretch:
- a CDS encoding PTS glucose transporter subunit IIA: MNIKKQCILSPITGIVQNIYNIKNTVISQKKIIIHSNKKIIVSPCNGKIKNYSSKKIEFLIQSEYGAKILIKNKLFKKKHQKYTVVSMNKEFVSTCTGKILFVIHNANSNNEPIHILTTIKITCKKEISDPKKKLYKTQAGLTILAYI, translated from the coding sequence ATGAATATAAAAAAACAATGTATTTTATCACCAATAACTGGAATCGTTCAAAATATTTATAACATAAAAAACACAGTTATAAGTCAAAAAAAAATAATAATTCATTCTAATAAAAAAATAATTGTATCTCCATGCAATGGAAAAATAAAAAACTATTCTTCTAAAAAAATAGAATTTTTAATTCAATCTGAATATGGTGCAAAAATTTTAATAAAAAATAAACTATTTAAAAAAAAACATCAAAAATATACCGTTGTCTCGATGAATAAGGAATTTGTAAGCACTTGTACAGGAAAAATTTTATTTGTGATACATAACGCTAATTCAAACAATGAGCCTATACATATTCTCACAACCATTAAAATTACATGTAAAAAAGAAATCAGTGATCCAAAAAAAAAATTATATAAAACACAAGCAGGATTAACAATCCTAGCTTATATATAA
- the gltX gene encoding glutamate--tRNA ligase encodes MKIKTRFSPSPTGLLHIGGVRTALYAWLFARQHNGSFVLRIEDTDIKRVNDNFVSDILNSLKYLGLLWDEGPIYQSHRLKIYQDIILFMLKKGLAYKCYCSQKRLDTLRKIQILNKQKPKYDQKCLNNNHIFKKSNIPFVVRFRNPTEGIVRFTDMIRGDICISNCELDDLIIQRSNGMPTYNFCVVIDDWKMNITHVIRGEDHINNTPRQINLLNALNAPIPIYAHASMILDSNGTKLSKRNTPISIASYINEGFIPEAILNYVLRLGWSYQNQEIFSITDMKHYFNLKNVSQSPSIVNDKKLLWLNHYYLSSLPIETIYAYLSVYMKNKKIFLDKKIDIRGLLKEFLKHHNTLKEFISSYVYFYKDVNLLKIDDINLYCSEINIKILQFLYKNFFLLTDWNKSSILFLIQKSVLKFNVCFKDVATLIRIGISGRVHTPNVSSIVFYLGKNTFLLRIYNLIKYIQFNIYN; translated from the coding sequence ATGAAAATTAAAACTAGATTTTCTCCTAGCCCTACAGGATTGTTACACATAGGTGGTGTACGAACAGCTTTATATGCATGGCTTTTTGCTCGTCAACATAATGGTTCGTTTGTGTTAAGAATTGAGGACACAGATATAAAAAGAGTGAATGATAATTTTGTATCGGATATTTTAAATAGTTTAAAGTATTTAGGATTACTGTGGGATGAAGGACCTATTTATCAAAGCCATCGATTAAAAATATATCAAGATATAATATTATTTATGTTAAAAAAAGGTCTTGCATATAAATGTTATTGTTCACAAAAACGATTAGATACATTAAGAAAAATTCAAATTTTAAATAAACAAAAACCGAAATATGATCAAAAATGTTTAAATAATAATCATATTTTTAAAAAATCTAATATTCCTTTTGTAGTGCGTTTTAGAAATCCTACTGAAGGTATAGTAAGGTTTACTGATATGATTAGAGGTGATATATGTATATCTAATTGTGAATTAGACGATTTAATTATTCAGCGATCAAATGGCATGCCGACATATAATTTTTGTGTTGTAATTGATGATTGGAAAATGAATATCACTCATGTAATTCGAGGTGAAGACCATATTAATAATACTCCTAGACAAATTAATCTGTTGAATGCATTAAACGCTCCTATTCCAATATATGCGCATGCATCAATGATTTTAGATTCCAATGGAACAAAATTATCTAAAAGAAATACTCCGATAAGTATAGCTAGTTATATTAATGAAGGATTTATTCCTGAAGCAATTTTAAATTATGTATTGCGTTTAGGTTGGTCTTATCAAAATCAAGAAATTTTTTCTATTACAGATATGAAACATTATTTCAATTTAAAAAACGTGAGTCAGTCGCCAAGTATTGTCAATGATAAAAAATTATTATGGTTGAATCATTATTATTTAAGTAGTTTACCGATTGAAACTATATATGCATATCTATCTGTTTATATGAAAAATAAAAAAATTTTTTTAGATAAAAAAATTGATATTCGTGGTTTATTAAAAGAATTTTTAAAACATCATAATACTTTAAAAGAATTTATATCATCATATGTTTATTTTTATAAAGATGTTAATTTATTAAAAATTGATGATATTAATTTATATTGTAGTGAGATTAATATAAAAATATTACAATTTTTATATAAAAATTTTTTTTTATTAACCGATTGGAATAAATCAAGTATTTTGTTTTTAATTCAAAAATCTGTATTAAAATTTAATGTATGTTTTAAGGATGTAGCAACATTAATTAGAATTGGTATTTCTGGACGAGTTCATACACCTAATGTTTCTTCTATAGTTTTTTATTTAGGAAAAAATACATTTTTGTTACGAATATATAATTTAATTAAATATATACAATTTAATATATATAATTGA
- the rpsU gene encoding 30S ribosomal protein S21, whose product MPIITIRENEPFDVALRRFKRSCEKAGILAEIRRREFYEKPTTKRKRAKSSAIKRLAKKLVRENAKRIRMY is encoded by the coding sequence ATGCCAATTATTACAATAAGAGAAAACGAACCTTTTGATGTAGCTTTAAGAAGATTTAAAAGATCCTGTGAAAAAGCAGGTATATTAGCTGAAATACGCCGTAGGGAGTTTTATGAAAAACCTACAACAAAAAGAAAACGAGCAAAATCATCAGCAATAAAAAGATTAGCTAAAAAACTAGTTCGTGAAAATGCTAAACGCATTAGGATGTACTAA
- the tsaD gene encoding tRNA (adenosine(37)-N6)-threonylcarbamoyltransferase complex transferase subunit TsaD produces the protein MRILGIETSCDDTSVAIYDKKSGLIFHSILHQNNVHKEFHGIVPELAARAHLDNLFFLIRQVCTKYLFDDNFNVKKNAFCSIAYTIGPGLAGSLLVGATIARTLSLALNIPCIAVNHLEGHLFSAMLTSKNCSFPFLALLVSGANTQIIKVDNLGQYTVLGETLDDAVGHVFDYIAKLLGLGYEGGKKMSYLVKRGQTGKYFFPRPMTKQSNLNFSFSGLKTHVKNVILKCSNLSHEKYNIAMAFEEAIVDTLIIKCTLAIQEHNVKNFLVCGGFSINHLLRKKLKILLQNNNMRCFFSKKIFCTDNAAMIAYVGFLRYKLNLFSYDQSIKVYPTLLINDSFN, from the coding sequence ATGAGGATATTGGGAATTGAAACATCTTGTGACGATACTTCTGTAGCTATTTATGATAAAAAATCAGGTTTAATATTTCATTCTATTTTACATCAAAATAATGTACATAAAGAATTTCACGGAATTGTCCCTGAGCTAGCTGCACGAGCTCATTTAGATAATTTGTTTTTTTTAATTAGACAAGTTTGTACAAAATATTTATTTGATGATAATTTTAATGTAAAAAAAAATGCTTTTTGTTCTATTGCATATACAATTGGACCAGGTTTAGCTGGTTCTCTTTTAGTAGGGGCAACGATTGCACGTACTTTATCGCTAGCTTTAAATATTCCGTGTATTGCTGTTAATCATTTAGAAGGACATTTATTTTCAGCGATGTTAACAAGTAAAAATTGTTCGTTTCCTTTCTTAGCTTTACTAGTATCCGGAGCAAATACACAAATAATTAAAGTTGATAATTTAGGTCAATACACTGTACTAGGAGAAACATTAGATGATGCAGTAGGTCATGTTTTTGATTATATAGCAAAATTATTAGGATTAGGATATGAAGGAGGAAAAAAAATGTCTTATTTAGTAAAACGCGGTCAAACTGGAAAATATTTTTTTCCTCGACCAATGACCAAGCAATCTAATTTAAATTTTAGTTTTTCTGGACTAAAAACACATGTTAAAAACGTTATTTTAAAGTGTTCTAATTTATCACACGAAAAATATAATATAGCTATGGCTTTTGAAGAAGCTATAGTAGATACTTTAATAATAAAATGTACACTTGCTATTCAAGAACATAATGTAAAAAATTTTTTAGTATGTGGTGGTTTCAGTATTAATCATTTATTAAGAAAAAAATTAAAAATTTTATTACAAAATAATAATATGAGGTGTTTTTTTTCTAAAAAAATTTTTTGTACTGATAATGCTGCTATGATCGCATATGTAGGTTTTTTAAGATACAAATTAAACTTATTTTCTTATGATCAATCTATAAAAGTATATCCTACGTTATTAATCAATGATAGTTTTAATTGA
- the dnaG gene encoding DNA primase, which produces MIKKKYRKIPQKFIHELIERTDIIELINKYITLKKSGNNYKSLCPFHNEKTPSFVVSPQKQFFYCFGCGIHGNVIDFLMKYEKLNFLNSIIELTTLNGINISYLQNQCESLQTHSYKRRIHYILYKVSKIYIKNLFKLPNIAYQYLIKRGINASTIKKFSLGFATSYSNQITRYIQKKHIYKSIIMDCGITIQDKKKNLCDRFKERIIFPIKNKHGHIQGFGARVLNEYNYPKYLNSPETMTFQKKKNLYGIYELNRYNPKPKKILVVEGYLDVISLAQFNINYSIALLGTTVTKYQLQLLFKISKHIIFCFDGDYAGEKASWIALNLSLNFLYDNYTINFMLLPKNEDPSSLIVKDGKKKFENRIKNSETLYSYLFKNVSSNMNLSCINDCIKLSQITIPLIKKIPSQTIKIFLRKLLGNKIGILDSHQLKKLITISYQKKNQKIYKPFKITTMRLLISLILQHPELALTIQKTEKIKKFNIIGKKILIKLIQLICKKKILTTGHLLEFYRHTPLEKIFKHLSTWDHIVKKNKLQSLVQELVHNLKIQHLEYQYNQLITLERQYGLNLIEKNKLWHINKKIMKIKYSKYSSNKEKSN; this is translated from the coding sequence ATGATTAAAAAAAAATACAGAAAAATTCCTCAAAAATTTATCCACGAGTTAATAGAACGTACAGATATAATAGAATTAATTAATAAATATATTACTTTAAAAAAATCTGGGAACAATTATAAATCATTATGTCCTTTTCACAATGAAAAAACACCATCTTTTGTTGTCAGTCCACAAAAACAGTTTTTTTATTGTTTTGGATGCGGAATACATGGAAATGTAATAGATTTTTTAATGAAATATGAGAAATTAAATTTTCTGAATAGTATTATCGAACTAACTACTTTAAATGGTATTAATATTTCATATCTTCAAAATCAATGTGAATCACTACAAACACATTCTTATAAGCGTAGGATACATTACATCTTGTATAAGGTATCTAAAATTTATATAAAAAATTTATTCAAGTTACCAAATATAGCATATCAATATTTAATAAAAAGAGGAATTAATGCTTCAACAATAAAAAAATTTTCTTTAGGTTTTGCTACTTCATATAGTAATCAAATTACACGCTACATACAAAAAAAACACATCTATAAATCTATTATAATGGATTGTGGTATAACTATTCAAGATAAAAAAAAAAACCTATGTGATCGATTTAAAGAAAGAATTATTTTTCCAATAAAAAATAAACACGGTCATATTCAAGGATTCGGGGCTAGAGTATTAAATGAGTATAATTATCCAAAATACTTAAATTCACCAGAAACAATGACATTTCAAAAGAAAAAAAATCTCTATGGAATATATGAGCTGAATCGTTACAATCCTAAACCCAAAAAAATATTAGTTGTAGAAGGATATTTAGATGTCATTTCTCTAGCGCAATTTAACATTAATTATTCAATTGCACTATTAGGAACAACAGTTACAAAATATCAACTACAACTATTATTTAAAATCAGTAAACATATTATCTTTTGTTTTGATGGTGATTATGCTGGTGAAAAAGCTAGTTGGATTGCATTAAATTTATCGTTAAATTTTTTATATGATAACTATACAATAAATTTTATGTTATTGCCAAAAAATGAAGATCCTAGTAGTCTTATTGTAAAAGACGGTAAAAAAAAATTCGAAAATAGAATTAAAAACTCAGAAACATTATATTCATATTTATTCAAAAATGTTTCTAGTAACATGAATTTAAGTTGCATTAATGATTGTATAAAACTAAGTCAGATCACTATTCCTTTAATTAAAAAAATACCTAGTCAAACAATAAAAATCTTTTTAAGAAAATTATTAGGAAACAAAATTGGAATACTAGATTCTCATCAATTAAAAAAACTGATTACTATATCATATCAAAAAAAAAACCAAAAAATATATAAACCATTCAAAATTACTACTATGAGATTATTGATTAGTTTGATTCTTCAACATCCAGAATTAGCTCTAACCATCCAAAAAACAGAAAAAATCAAAAAATTTAATATAATTGGAAAAAAAATTTTAATCAAATTAATACAATTAATTTGTAAAAAAAAAATACTTACAACAGGACATTTGCTAGAATTTTATAGACATACACCATTAGAAAAAATTTTTAAACATTTAAGTACATGGGATCATATAGTTAAAAAAAATAAATTACAATCTCTGGTGCAAGAATTAGTGCATAATTTAAAAATACAACATTTAGAATACCAATATAATCAATTAATTACTTTAGAAAGACAATACGGTTTAAATCTTATAGAAAAAAATAAGTTATGGCATATTAATAAAAAAATAATGAAAATTAAATATAGTAAATACTCATCCAATAAAGAAAAATCCAACTAA
- the ligA gene encoding NAD-dependent DNA ligase LigA, whose translation MKSIYDKIVNLRLQLKYHNYRYYTLDASVISDDMYDKLRDQLIKLEKKYGKNNLLKTDNPILKQIGSKKLHIFSECVHQTPMLSLKSTNNVSDIIRFDEKIKKRFNTVNTIKYYCDFKIDGLAVTLLYKNGILVSAATRGDGWIGENIKNNICTITSIPKKIVGNNIPKIIEIRGEVFIKKSDFLILNQCSVLNKKKIFSNPRNAAAGSLRQLDPRITKKRNLMFFVYGYGVFISNKKIYSHYDRLMQIQKWGFPIHENCLLCNKVVDVIDFYNKACVNRSKLDFEIDGIVIKVDSIFLQRKLGCTEKYPRWAVALKFFSQDVETKIIDVTFQIGRTGTITPVAHFIPVNISGVTVCKASVYNFRILKKLNVFINDYVTVYRAGDVIPKIRAVLINKRDKYVRKIIFPKYCMSCGSKLLHSFNLTTYYCPSNFLCPAQNLQRLIHFSSKSGIYIKGLGRKNIIKLINIGYLHTPVDFFTLTYDKLQVVPGIGKKLSNKIISNINNSKNVRLEKFIYSLGILDVGISIAKILSKYYKSAIKFINTNFQTVSNIKGIGVNISKSIITFLKNKNNLCIILKLIDQLNIFFSSQ comes from the coding sequence ATGAAATCAATATATGATAAAATTGTAAATTTACGATTACAGTTAAAATACCATAACTACAGGTACTATACTTTAGATGCTTCAGTAATATCAGACGATATGTATGATAAGTTGCGTGATCAATTAATTAAATTAGAAAAAAAGTATGGAAAAAATAATTTATTAAAAACAGATAATCCTATTTTAAAACAAATAGGAAGCAAAAAATTACATATTTTTTCTGAATGTGTACATCAAACTCCTATGTTATCATTAAAAAGTACTAATAATGTATCTGACATTATACGTTTTGATGAAAAAATAAAAAAACGTTTTAATACTGTTAATACTATTAAATATTATTGTGATTTTAAAATAGATGGTTTGGCTGTTACTTTACTATATAAAAATGGTATTTTAGTTTCTGCAGCTACACGAGGAGATGGTTGGATTGGAGAAAATATTAAAAATAATATTTGTACTATTACTTCAATACCAAAAAAAATAGTAGGTAATAATATTCCTAAAATTATAGAAATACGCGGAGAAGTATTTATTAAAAAATCTGATTTTTTAATCTTAAATCAATGTTCTGTATTGAATAAAAAAAAAATATTTTCTAATCCGCGCAATGCTGCTGCTGGTTCATTGCGTCAATTAGATCCCCGTATAACTAAAAAAAGAAATTTGATGTTTTTTGTATATGGATATGGTGTTTTTATATCAAATAAAAAAATTTATAGTCATTATGATCGATTAATGCAAATTCAAAAATGGGGGTTTCCTATACATGAAAATTGTTTATTATGTAATAAAGTTGTAGATGTTATTGATTTTTATAATAAAGCATGTGTTAATCGATCAAAATTAGATTTTGAAATAGATGGTATTGTTATAAAAGTAGATTCTATTTTTTTGCAAAGAAAATTAGGTTGTACAGAAAAATATCCTAGGTGGGCTGTTGCTTTGAAATTTTTTTCTCAGGATGTAGAAACAAAAATTATAGATGTTACATTTCAAATTGGCAGAACAGGAACAATTACTCCAGTAGCTCACTTTATACCAGTAAATATCTCTGGGGTTACAGTGTGTAAAGCATCTGTATATAATTTTAGAATACTTAAAAAGTTAAACGTTTTTATTAATGATTATGTCACAGTCTATCGTGCTGGAGATGTTATTCCTAAAATTAGGGCTGTTTTAATAAACAAAAGAGATAAATATGTTAGAAAAATTATTTTTCCAAAATATTGTATGTCATGCGGTTCAAAATTGTTGCACTCTTTTAATCTCACTACATACTACTGTCCTTCTAATTTTTTGTGTCCAGCACAAAATTTACAACGATTAATACATTTTTCTTCAAAATCTGGAATATATATTAAAGGTTTAGGTCGAAAAAATATTATTAAATTAATAAATATAGGGTATTTACATACTCCAGTAGATTTTTTTACTTTAACTTATGATAAATTGCAAGTAGTACCAGGTATAGGAAAAAAGTTATCTAATAAAATTATTAGTAATATTAATAATTCTAAAAATGTTCGGTTAGAAAAATTTATTTATTCTCTAGGAATTCTAGATGTTGGTATTTCTATTGCAAAAATTTTATCTAAATATTATAAATCAGCTATTAAATTTATTAATACTAACTTTCAAACAGTATCAAATATTAAAGGTATTGGTGTAAATATATCTAAATCAATTATTACATTTTTAAAAAATAAAAATAACTTATGTATTATATTAAAATTAATAGATCAATTAAATATCTTTTTTTCTTCTCAGTGA
- a CDS encoding CCA-adding protein, whose product MKIYLVGGAIRDRLLGFPVHDRDWVVVGSTPQKMLKKNYLQVGKDFPVFIHPKTREEYALARTEKKNGVGYSGFLFDFSSKITLREDLIRRDLTINAIAQDKYGNIIDLFNGQKDIKKRILRHVSSSFIEDPVRVLRVARFAATLSHLGFYIAKETLTLMKLICKRKELLYLTPERIWKETYKGLCVRNPHVYFKILYHCNALLYLFPEINFFYRKTNFLNFHVNYMNILQLSLMELSRISKFTMDVDIRFSYFLQFISYVYSISDKNIEYCFFYKKPIFLIKSLCTRLKIPKETQKILIIVCGFHNFLQNIINQNSKLIVDFFDIIDVWRKPDRLKKLIYLEFYGTTKYNYKNSSLVLGKLLISMFSAIKDISVHTDIDIKLFQGIAIKHELYRLRVNRLNQWRKKITKNF is encoded by the coding sequence TTGAAAATTTATTTAGTTGGTGGAGCTATTCGAGACCGTTTATTAGGTTTTCCTGTACATGATCGTGATTGGGTAGTGGTAGGAAGTACACCTCAAAAAATGTTAAAAAAAAATTATTTACAAGTAGGAAAGGATTTTCCGGTTTTTATACACCCCAAAACACGTGAAGAATATGCTTTAGCGAGAACAGAAAAAAAAAATGGTGTTGGATATTCTGGATTTTTGTTTGATTTTTCTTCAAAAATTACTTTACGAGAAGATTTGATTAGACGTGATTTAACTATAAATGCAATTGCTCAAGATAAATACGGAAATATTATTGATTTATTTAATGGTCAGAAAGATATTAAAAAAAGAATTTTGCGTCATGTCTCTTCTTCTTTTATTGAAGATCCTGTACGAGTATTACGTGTAGCTAGATTTGCTGCAACATTATCACATTTAGGTTTTTATATTGCAAAAGAAACTTTAACATTAATGAAGTTGATTTGTAAAAGAAAAGAATTATTATATTTAACTCCGGAAAGAATTTGGAAAGAAACGTATAAAGGGTTGTGTGTACGTAATCCTCATGTTTATTTCAAAATTTTGTATCACTGTAACGCATTGTTATATTTGTTTCCAGAAATTAATTTTTTTTATAGAAAAACTAATTTTTTAAACTTTCATGTTAACTATATGAATATTTTACAATTAAGTTTAATGGAGTTATCTAGAATTTCTAAATTTACTATGGATGTTGATATTAGGTTTTCTTATTTTTTACAGTTCATAAGTTATGTTTATTCTATTTCAGATAAAAATATTGAGTATTGTTTTTTTTACAAAAAACCTATTTTTTTAATAAAAAGTTTGTGTACACGATTAAAAATTCCTAAAGAAACACAAAAAATTTTAATTATTGTGTGTGGTTTTCATAATTTTTTACAAAATATTATAAATCAAAATTCTAAATTAATTGTTGATTTTTTTGATATTATTGATGTGTGGAGAAAACCAGATAGATTAAAAAAATTGATATATTTAGAATTTTATGGCACTACTAAATATAATTATAAAAATAGTTCTTTAGTTTTAGGAAAATTATTAATATCTATGTTTTCAGCAATTAAAGATATCTCTGTTCATACAGATATAGATATAAAATTGTTTCAAGGAATTGCTATCAAACATGAATTGTATCGTTTAAGAGTAAATCGTCTAAATCAATGGAGAAAAAAAATAACAAAAAATTTTTAA
- the rpoD gene encoding RNA polymerase sigma factor RpoD, which produces MKKKPKSQLKMLVSHGKEQGYLTYSEVHDHLPNEITDSEQIKNIIQMIKDLGIHVVEEAREIEEIIINATPTDTDEETAEATAQVLSNVETEIGRTTDPVRMYMREMGSVELLTRKGEIDIAKRIEEGIHQVQSSISEYPEAILYLLKQYTRVESGDIKLSELITGFIDLSIKKKISNNINITVTDMPHNKIDKKKQTTLVEEPADEYNHIDPKLAQKKFLQLKKQYYTVNQTIKKKNRNHKDSIAAIYELSEIFKQFRLVPKQFNYLVKRMRKMIEKVQIQERKVMKLCIKKCNMPKKNFIKLFKGQETSYSWYNTAIKKKTPWSCKLHVVQKEIYDSIKKLLKLEKKTGLTIKQVKNINKRILLGEEQAKRAKKEMVEANLRLVISIAKKYTNRGLQFLDLIQEGNIGLMKAVDKFEYRRGYKFSTYATWWIRQAITRSIADQARTIRIPVHMIETINKLNRISRQILQETGREPTPEELSEKMLLPEEKIRKVLKIAKEPISMETPIGEDDDTHLGDFIEDTNQKLPLESATSESLKTITSDVLSGLTEREAKVLRMRFGIDMNTDHTLEEVGKQFDVTRERIRQIEAKALRKLRHPSRSEILKSFLDNS; this is translated from the coding sequence ATGAAGAAAAAACCAAAATCACAGTTAAAAATGTTAGTTTCTCATGGAAAAGAGCAAGGATATTTAACATATTCAGAAGTACACGATCATCTTCCAAACGAAATCACTGATTCTGAACAAATAAAAAATATTATCCAAATGATAAAAGATCTAGGAATTCATGTAGTAGAAGAAGCGCGAGAAATAGAAGAAATTATTATTAATGCAACACCAACTGATACCGATGAAGAAACAGCAGAAGCTACTGCTCAAGTATTGTCGAACGTTGAAACAGAAATTGGAAGAACAACTGATCCCGTAAGAATGTATATGCGAGAAATGGGTTCCGTAGAACTCTTGACTAGAAAAGGGGAAATAGATATAGCTAAAAGAATTGAAGAGGGAATCCATCAAGTACAATCTTCCATATCTGAATATCCTGAAGCAATTTTATATTTACTAAAACAATACACTCGCGTGGAGTCAGGAGACATTAAATTATCCGAATTAATTACCGGTTTTATAGATTTAAGTATAAAAAAAAAAATATCCAATAATATAAACATCACAGTAACTGATATGCCTCACAATAAGATTGATAAAAAAAAACAAACTACATTAGTAGAAGAACCGGCTGATGAATATAACCATATTGATCCTAAATTAGCACAAAAAAAATTCTTACAATTAAAAAAACAATATTATACTGTTAATCAAACTATAAAAAAAAAAAACAGAAACCACAAAGATTCTATCGCCGCAATTTATGAATTATCCGAAATATTTAAACAATTCAGATTAGTTCCAAAACAATTTAACTATTTAGTAAAAAGAATGAGAAAGATGATTGAAAAAGTTCAGATACAAGAAAGAAAAGTCATGAAATTATGTATAAAAAAATGTAATATGCCTAAAAAAAATTTTATAAAACTTTTTAAAGGGCAAGAAACTAGTTACTCATGGTACAATACAGCCATAAAAAAAAAAACACCATGGTCTTGCAAACTACATGTGGTGCAAAAAGAGATATATGACAGTATAAAAAAACTACTAAAACTAGAAAAAAAAACAGGATTAACCATCAAACAAGTAAAAAATATAAATAAAAGAATTTTGCTTGGAGAAGAACAAGCTAAAAGAGCAAAAAAAGAAATGGTAGAAGCAAATTTAAGATTAGTAATTTCTATTGCAAAAAAATATACTAATAGAGGATTACAATTTTTAGATCTTATTCAAGAAGGTAACATTGGATTAATGAAAGCAGTTGATAAATTTGAATATCGTCGAGGCTATAAATTCTCTACTTATGCAACATGGTGGATACGACAAGCCATTACTAGATCTATAGCAGATCAAGCGAGAACAATTCGTATTCCTGTACATATGATCGAAACAATTAACAAATTAAATAGAATTTCCAGACAAATATTACAAGAAACTGGTCGAGAACCCACACCAGAAGAATTGTCAGAAAAAATGTTACTTCCAGAAGAAAAAATAAGAAAAGTGTTAAAAATTGCAAAAGAACCTATTTCTATGGAAACACCCATAGGAGAAGATGATGATACACATTTAGGTGACTTTATTGAAGATACCAACCAAAAATTACCCCTAGAATCAGCTACATCAGAAAGTTTAAAAACAATTACTAGCGATGTTTTATCTGGATTAACAGAAAGAGAAGCAAAAGTGTTAAGAATGAGATTTGGAATTGATATGAATACTGATCATACATTAGAAGAAGTTGGAAAACAATTCGATGTAACACGTGAAAGAATTCGTCAAATTGAAGCAAAAGCACTCAGAAAACTACGCCATCCTAGTCGATCAGAAATATTAAAAAGTTTTTTAGACAATTCTTAA